Proteins encoded within one genomic window of Bradyrhizobium sp. AZCC 1719:
- a CDS encoding alpha/beta fold hydrolase, which translates to MLSVTKGKPSLLEISDTLSLRFQEIGSGPPLLLIHTIRTQLEYFRSLAPLLARSHTVYAIDLPGHGHSPIDPGASFDEPYFRQAVIRFIEQLNLSAVTIVGESIGGTLALTVAAALPQRVKRVYAINPYDYETRYGDGIRRGNWFANFIIGSLQIPVLGAMNASLENKMVLSKIMGGGYHDPRKLPADLLAEFDEVAHRPGYKRVARKVLAGWRSWSKARDYYRQISVPVTLIYGDSDWSRPNERERTRSLIPASQMVTLKNTGHFSAVENPSELARVILATE; encoded by the coding sequence ATGCTTAGCGTGACAAAAGGCAAACCAAGTTTGCTCGAAATATCGGATACGCTTAGCCTGCGTTTTCAAGAGATCGGCAGCGGGCCTCCGCTACTCCTCATACATACGATCCGCACACAGCTCGAATATTTCCGCAGTCTGGCGCCTCTCCTCGCGAGATCGCACACGGTGTACGCCATTGACCTCCCAGGCCACGGACACTCACCAATAGATCCAGGCGCGAGCTTCGACGAACCTTACTTCCGGCAGGCCGTCATTCGTTTCATCGAGCAGCTAAACCTCTCGGCCGTTACGATCGTTGGCGAGTCGATCGGCGGGACATTGGCCCTCACCGTGGCCGCGGCGCTTCCGCAGCGGGTGAAGCGGGTCTATGCGATCAACCCCTACGACTACGAGACCCGCTACGGGGACGGTATTCGACGCGGCAACTGGTTCGCGAACTTTATCATCGGAAGTTTGCAGATTCCGGTACTCGGCGCGATGAATGCGTCGCTTGAAAACAAGATGGTCCTCAGCAAGATCATGGGCGGCGGATATCACGACCCGCGCAAACTGCCGGCCGATTTGCTTGCTGAGTTCGATGAAGTAGCCCACCGCCCGGGATACAAGCGGGTCGCACGGAAAGTGCTGGCAGGCTGGCGATCCTGGAGCAAGGCACGCGATTACTATCGGCAAATCTCCGTGCCTGTGACGCTCATTTATGGCGATAGCGATTGGTCTCGGCCAAATGAACGCGAACGCACACGGTCGCTGATTCCTGCCTCGCAGATGGTGACGCTCAAAAATACCGGCCACTTCTCGGCTGTTGAGAATCCGTCGGAGCTGGCCCGCGTGATATTGGCAACAGAATGA
- a CDS encoding TetR/AcrR family transcriptional regulator, with protein MRVSRSQAAENRQTVINAASRLFRERGFDGIGLKDLMKGAGLTQGGFYKQFASKEDLTVEASKRALESASRRWSDAAAENPDDPLGAVIAFYLSADHREEKMDGCPIVALGSDAARQGPDVKAAFEAGIKAHLEVLGRLIAETDGEEPIGKAMAILTTMVGAVTLSRVVNDPDLAQALLDAAVKQVREAAAA; from the coding sequence ATGCGCGTGAGTCGGAGCCAGGCCGCAGAAAACCGTCAAACCGTAATCAATGCGGCAAGTCGCCTATTTCGGGAGCGCGGCTTTGACGGCATCGGCCTTAAGGATCTGATGAAGGGTGCCGGCCTGACCCAAGGCGGCTTTTACAAGCAGTTCGCGTCAAAAGAGGATTTGACGGTAGAGGCGTCCAAGCGGGCATTGGAGAGCGCCTCCCGCCGATGGTCGGACGCGGCCGCGGAGAATCCTGATGATCCGCTTGGCGCGGTGATCGCGTTTTACCTCAGTGCCGACCATCGCGAAGAAAAGATGGACGGCTGCCCGATCGTGGCGCTCGGCTCAGATGCCGCCAGACAAGGGCCGGACGTGAAAGCGGCATTCGAAGCGGGGATCAAGGCGCATCTCGAAGTGCTCGGCCGCTTGATTGCCGAGACCGACGGCGAGGAGCCCATTGGCAAGGCCATGGCCATTCTCACGACGATGGTCGGTGCGGTGACGCTATCGCGCGTCGTCAACGACCCTGATCTGGCTCAGGCCCTTCTGGATGCAGCAGTCAAACAGGTCCGAGAAGCCGCCGCCGCTTGA
- a CDS encoding efflux RND transporter periplasmic adaptor subunit — protein sequence MKKRPVVVLGSILTAVFGVGAIVTLSIHTQAASAVSDPRQEPPIVRLAAAARVNGSERGFTGVIGARVQSNLGFRVAGKIVERLVNTGQQVKAGQPLMRIDETDLRLAVTAKRNAVAAARASFVQTEADEQRYAKLVSNGWASRQRYEQAKAALDTAEAQLATAEADARVAENEATYSVLVADADGTVVETLGEPGQVVSAGQTVVRIAKAGPREAVVALPETIRPAIGSEAEASIYGVDGRRYTAHLRQLSDSADAQTRTYEARYVLDGEAAAAPLGATVTIRLASQASQPEVQVPLGAVLDDGRKTGVWVFDSGTSTVHFRPVKLARVTSETAVISGLSSDDRVVSLGAHLLQEGARVRTASENKGN from the coding sequence ATGAAAAAGAGACCCGTTGTTGTCCTGGGCAGCATCCTAACCGCTGTGTTCGGGGTGGGCGCAATCGTCACGCTTTCCATCCACACGCAGGCAGCCTCCGCCGTGAGCGACCCGAGGCAGGAACCACCGATCGTCAGACTGGCGGCGGCAGCGCGGGTGAATGGGTCCGAACGCGGCTTCACCGGCGTCATTGGGGCGAGGGTGCAGAGCAACCTCGGGTTTCGCGTCGCTGGCAAGATCGTGGAACGGCTGGTGAATACCGGTCAGCAGGTCAAAGCCGGTCAGCCGCTGATGCGGATCGACGAAACCGACCTTCGCCTTGCGGTCACGGCAAAGCGCAACGCCGTTGCTGCAGCGCGTGCATCTTTCGTTCAGACCGAAGCGGATGAACAGCGATACGCCAAACTGGTCAGCAACGGATGGGCTTCCCGACAGCGCTACGAGCAGGCGAAGGCCGCGTTGGATACGGCCGAGGCACAACTCGCCACCGCCGAAGCTGATGCGCGGGTCGCCGAGAATGAGGCGACCTACTCGGTCCTGGTAGCGGATGCGGACGGAACGGTGGTCGAAACGCTTGGAGAGCCCGGGCAGGTCGTCTCTGCCGGCCAGACAGTCGTTCGGATCGCCAAGGCCGGCCCCCGCGAAGCGGTGGTCGCGCTTCCCGAAACGATCAGGCCAGCGATTGGCTCCGAGGCTGAGGCCAGCATCTATGGCGTCGATGGGCGGCGCTATACGGCGCATCTGCGGCAGTTGTCGGACTCCGCGGATGCTCAGACCCGCACCTATGAGGCCCGTTATGTGCTCGACGGTGAGGCCGCGGCGGCGCCGCTTGGCGCGACGGTAACCATTCGGCTGGCAAGCCAGGCGAGTCAGCCGGAAGTCCAGGTGCCGCTGGGAGCCGTGCTCGATGACGGCCGGAAGACCGGCGTTTGGGTCTTCGACAGCGGTACGTCGACCGTACACTTTCGGCCCGTCAAGCTTGCACGTGTGACCAGCGAAACCGCCGTGATCTCCGGATTGAGCTCTGATGATCGGGTTGTTTCCCTCGGCGCTCACCTCCTCCAGGAGGGCGCTCGCGTCAGGACTGCATCTGAAAACAAGGGAAACTAA
- a CDS encoding nuclear transport factor 2 family protein: MPYSYIVKKEIRKTFDHVNNHRWDDAVKAVAPHVHHRVSGAHALAGERHDKEALRRWFERLGRVQPTLHITVNNIWVKGWPWNTTVFVQWDGTATLLDGDAYVNRGLHVFTLRWGRVYALEEFQDSQEAARGLAVQAAAGLKEAVAEPIVS; this comes from the coding sequence ATGCCGTACAGCTACATTGTCAAGAAAGAAATCCGAAAGACCTTCGACCACGTCAACAACCATCGCTGGGATGACGCGGTGAAAGCGGTCGCGCCGCATGTTCATCACCGCGTTTCCGGCGCCCACGCGCTTGCTGGTGAGCGCCACGACAAAGAAGCGCTGCGCCGCTGGTTTGAGCGTCTCGGCCGCGTCCAGCCCACTCTCCATATCACGGTCAACAACATCTGGGTGAAGGGCTGGCCGTGGAATACCACCGTGTTTGTCCAGTGGGACGGCACCGCAACGCTGCTCGACGGCGACGCGTACGTGAACCGTGGTCTCCACGTGTTCACCCTGCGGTGGGGTAGAGTCTATGCACTTGAGGAATTTCAAGATTCACAGGAAGCGGCCCGTGGGCTTGCCGTCCAAGCGGCAGCTGGCCTCAAAGAAGCTGTCGCCGAACCAATTGTAAGTTAG